The genomic window CCCACTCGGAGTCGTACTGACCCCCGTGCTCGAAGACCATCCGAACCGCTCGCTCACGAACCTCTTGCGAAAACCTGCTCTTGCGTCCCATGACCCCATCCTCTCAAGGAATAAGGTCTCCGGGAAACCCGGGGCGATTCAGGAGGTCTGATTGCTAGTCGCGTGTTTCGTAGACCCTACGTGTCCGAATTGGCTGTGAGGAGGAACTCCAAATTTGGCCAACGGCTGTTGGTCAGCGAAGGCGCAAAGCGGGTGATTGCAGAGTATTGCTGCGGAGCGGATTTTTGGCGGGCAGTCCCTTTGCAGCTGCTCGGCTGCCCGCGTCCGTTCGAGAGCCCCCAGATTCCCCGACAGTCGGATCCCAACAGCCGAAAATGGATGGTCCTATTAGGGAGACAGGGGTGCTATACTTCCTATACGCGCATTGCGCTGCATCGGCGCCCGGAATCCCGGAGGTTCACCCAATGTCTGTCGCGAAGAACGATGCTCCGTTGGAGATTCACCGCTGGCCGAGCGAACGCCTGCTTCGAGTCATCGTCGTAGTTGCAGCCATCGCAATGTGGGCTTTATTGGCGATGAGTTTGATTGGAGCGATTTACGCGCTGATGATTGGCGTGTTCTTCTTCTTTGCTCATCTCGCGTTCATCTACCACTTGCGCGGCAACGCCGTTCGTCTCGGACCGGAGCAGTTTCCCGAGCTGCATGCGCGGGTCGAACAGATCGCCCTCAGAGTTGGCTTGAAGGAGACTCCCGATGCATATCTCGTGCAGGCGGGTGGCGATCTGAATGCGATGGCGACGAAGTTCTTTGGTCGAAACTTCATCGTGCTTTATTCGGATCTCGTCGATGCTTGCGGCGAGAACGAAGCCGCCCGCGATTTCATCATCGCTCACGAATTGGGGCACGTTCATGCGGGGCACCTGAGTTGGCGTTGGCTTCTACTGCCAGGTCTGTTCATCCCGTTTCTTGGACAGGCCTACTCGCGCGCGTGCGAGTACACCTGCGACCGCTATGGATTCGGTTCATGCGGCGAGAGCGAAACCTCACTCGACGGCCTTTGTGTTCTGGCTGCAGGCGGAAAACAAGGCCCGTTGGTGAACCGGCGCGCACTCGTCGCGCAGAGCCTCGACATCGACACGCCATGGATGACAATCGCGCGATGGCTTTCGAGCCATCCTCCAATCGCCCACCGAATCGCAGAACTCCAACCGAGTCTTGTGGCAGGGGATCTCTCGACCAATCCCGCCAAGTTCGGAGCTCTGGCCATTCTAGTGGCCCTGGTCGGAGTTCCGGTCGCAAGCGGGGGCGCCCTTAGTGTGGGCGTATGGCCCGCGATTCAGACGGCGCTCGAACAGAGCAACGACACAGCCCTCATGGATGACGCAGTCAATGTGGAAGATGTCGCCGTGTACAGCCCAGAAGAAGCAGAAGCGTTTCGGCTCCAGATCGAAAGGGAGATCGTGGAACTGGTTGCGGCCGTCGAATCGCATCAGGAACGCACGGGAGAATTGCCAGCCGACGTCGAAACACTCTACGAAGAGTGGAGCCGACTCAATCCGGGGGGGGACTTGCCAAGAGACCCGTACCAAGGCGAAGCCTACATCTATCAGACTGATACTGAGCACTTCGCAATCGTGAGCCTCGGAGCGAGTCTGCAGAGCGACGACGACGACCTCTACTATTCATCTGTCAATCAACCGCAGTAGCCCGCACGTGAGCAGGTGGTGCTCAAGCAGGCTCGTCGGGCCGGAAGTCGGCAGCGTCACATCGCCTCTGCGACTCGGTCGAAACCTGGCACCTAGGGAACCTCTGCACAGGGAGGCTGCGGCTGCGAAGCGCTATGCATCCGCCTGCGCTGCGTCGCGCGACCCTGTGCAGAGATTCCCTAGCCATCCGAACCGCTCCGCTTCTTCCGTTCCCGTTCCTCGAGGACCCGGTGATAGATCGAGTTCGGATGCGAGTACACCTGCAGACGATCGGTCAGCACCATCCGCGCGCGCTCGCCGCAGTTCGGTGCGAGCGCGTGGAAGAGCCACGGATGCGCGAGCACCACATCGCCGGGCTCTCCCGTCATCTCCGCGACCTGCAACGGCACTCCGTCGAAGGTCTCTCCCTCGCACATGAAGCGCGCCTCGCGATCCTCACCCGGCCGAAGTGACCACAGCGCCCGCAGCCACGGCACCCTGCCCTGGAGCAGCTTTCGCATTTCGGCCGAGCGTCCCGAGAAGTCCGGGCCGTTCTCCTGCTGGATCTTCGCCACCAAGCGGTGCGATCCCAGGACCGCGAGCGTGCCGCCGCCGTGCGGCTCGACGCGATCCAGGAAGAGGAAGGGCTGCAGGCCGGGCAGGACTCGGACCCCGCCAGGACACGGGTAGTCGAGATGCCAGCTCTTGTGCGAAAGGGCCCACGGTCCGGCCCCCGGCATCGTCATGAGGAGACTCATGCTGATCGGCATCTTGAACCACCGATCCACCCCGAGCAGCTGATCGGCAACGACCCGAACGGCCGGGCAGTAGATCAGATCGAACTCGCCGTCCCGTTTGAGCGGCTTGACGGTCTTTGCCGCGATACGGACACCGGATCCGCGCATCGTCGCGCCCAACCCTTCACGCTCACCGACGAGCTTCCAGATGCGCTCGCACAGCCTCCCCACCGCCGCAGCATCCACGGCGCCGCGCAAACGGATGAGCCCGCGTTCCTCGAACTCCGTGCGCTGTTCCGGCGTGAGCATCACCGATCCTCCGCGAGCGAGGAACCCGGCGAGTGGCGACAGAACCACAGGCCGATTCCCGCCGCCTGGTGAAGCTTCGGATCGCATTCCTCGTCCAGAATCTTCTGGAAGAAGCCCTCGAGCTGCGGATGTGCCCGCTCGAACGCGAGCATGCGCGCCGCCTCGCGTCGCACCTTGATGCTCTCGTCCTGGCAGACACGCTCCATCAGCAAGACTTCAGCGCTCAGGAGCGGGTCGCCTCTCCCCTCGCGACGCCGGCCGACGACGTAGACGGCAGAGACGCGAACGCGCGAACGCGGATCGCAGAGCAGGGGAACGGCTTCACGCACATCCTCGGGTGAACCGCTGGCGCCCAGCCACGAAAGACACGCGAGCCGCACCTGCCAGCGTCCGTCGAGGAGGCCGGCAACCACGCGCTCGCGCGCAGCGGGACCGATTGCCCGCAGCCTGGCCAGAGCGCCTTCGCGCGTGGCTTCTTCCGCCAACTCGTCGATCAGTCCGTCTAGCTCGAACGACCCGGGTCGCCCCGGCGACTCGGCATTCGATTCCATCTTGCTTACGGGATTCATGTGTCCTCCGGCGAGCCATCACCAGAAACTCGAAAGGCCCGGCGCTCGCCCCCAATCGGAACGCTCCTCGCCCGCCCCCGGAGAGGCCGGGTCGGGTCGGAACATTCGATGGAGTGAGCGCGGGCCCTATTACCCGCGGATCACAATTGTGTGGGCAGGATGTGGGAAGTTTGCGGTGCAGTCAACTATTCAGCGCCTACCGGGGCTCGGCTCCGTGATGCTCCACCATGACGTCCCGGTAGAAGGAGTTCGCAGCAAAGTAGTTGAGAAGATCCGAGGTCTTGTAGAGAGGATCTCCATTGAGCTCCGAGCAAAGGGCCGAGATCTCGGCGCGATTCTCATCGTCGAGCACGTACTCTCGGACGGCCCCGTCCCGGAGTTTGAAGATGAAGATAATCTCCTCAGGACTAACGAGGTCGTTCCAGAATCCTGGCTGAAGACAATCGCGCACAAGTTCTTTGTACGCCGAAACGCTGTCTGAGGGCACGAGTAGGCCGAGCAGGTTCTCTCCGTAGCGCTCCAGGACTTCGACCCCTGCCTCGCGAAGCGCAGTCATCGAGAGGGAAGGTGCCCCCATAAGCAGGCTGAGGTACTCGCGGGATTGGGGGATCATCTCTCGGTGCGCTTCCACCGGCTTGGATATCGCCCAGAGCCCTTGAATACGACCTTCGTGGTGATCAGCGTCTGCGGATGAGTGCGTCGCGCCCCGGGCCGACCGATATCCAGCGGATCGGGCATGCGATCAGCTCCTCGATGCGATCGACGTAGCGCCGGGCCTCCTCCGGGAGATCCTCTGCGCTCCACACGGCTCCGAGGTCGCCGCTGAATCCGGGCCAGGATTCGTAGACCGGCGAGGCGCGCTCGAGTCGGGGCATCGTCGGGAAGACGGTTTCGAGCATCCCGTCGATCTCATAGGCCGTGCAGATCTGCAGGCTCTCTCGTTCGCTGAGTACGTCGAGCAAGGTCAGGCAGACCTCCGTCGCTCCCTGGACGCGGCAGCCGTAGTGGGCGGCGACGGCGTCGAAGTGGCCGACCCGTCGAGGTCGATCCGTCGTGGCACCGAACTCACGCCCAGCGACGCGGAGTGCCTCGGCC from bacterium includes these protein-coding regions:
- a CDS encoding M48 family metallopeptidase; protein product: MSVAKNDAPLEIHRWPSERLLRVIVVVAAIAMWALLAMSLIGAIYALMIGVFFFFAHLAFIYHLRGNAVRLGPEQFPELHARVEQIALRVGLKETPDAYLVQAGGDLNAMATKFFGRNFIVLYSDLVDACGENEAARDFIIAHELGHVHAGHLSWRWLLLPGLFIPFLGQAYSRACEYTCDRYGFGSCGESETSLDGLCVLAAGGKQGPLVNRRALVAQSLDIDTPWMTIARWLSSHPPIAHRIAELQPSLVAGDLSTNPAKFGALAILVALVGVPVASGGALSVGVWPAIQTALEQSNDTALMDDAVNVEDVAVYSPEEAEAFRLQIEREIVELVAAVESHQERTGELPADVETLYEEWSRLNPGGDLPRDPYQGEAYIYQTDTEHFAIVSLGASLQSDDDDLYYSSVNQPQ
- a CDS encoding phytanoyl-CoA dioxygenase family protein — encoded protein: MLTPEQRTEFEERGLIRLRGAVDAAAVGRLCERIWKLVGEREGLGATMRGSGVRIAAKTVKPLKRDGEFDLIYCPAVRVVADQLLGVDRWFKMPISMSLLMTMPGAGPWALSHKSWHLDYPCPGGVRVLPGLQPFLFLDRVEPHGGGTLAVLGSHRLVAKIQQENGPDFSGRSAEMRKLLQGRVPWLRALWSLRPGEDREARFMCEGETFDGVPLQVAEMTGEPGDVVLAHPWLFHALAPNCGERARMVLTDRLQVYSHPNSIYHRVLEERERKKRSGSDG